The Pogoniulus pusillus isolate bPogPus1 chromosome 28, bPogPus1.pri, whole genome shotgun sequence genome has a segment encoding these proteins:
- the KRIT1 gene encoding krev interaction trapped protein 1 isoform X1, giving the protein MGNPDSTGDAYVAVIRPKNTASLNSREYRAKSYEILLLEVPIEGQKKKRKKVLLETKVQGGTEIAQSILDYVLETTKPISPANQGIKGKRVVLMKKFPLDGEKAGQEASLYIVPAVVKDNTKYAYTPGCPIFYCLQDIMRVCSESSTHFATLTARMLIALDKWLDERHSRSHSIPALFRPSPLERIKTNVINPAYAIEPGQTESSLHMGYTALEIKSKMLALEKADVCIYNPLFGSDLQYTNRVDKVVINPYFGLGAPDYSKIQIPKREKWQRSMSSVTEDKEHQWVDDFPLHRSACEGDSDLLSHLLDKKFSVNQLDSDHWAPIHYACWYGKVEATRMLLEKGKCNPNLLNGQLSSPLHFAAGGGHAEIVQILLNHPEIDRHITDQQGRSPLNVCEENKQNEWEETAKLLKEAINKPYEKARIYRMDGSYRSVELKHGNNTTVQQIMEGMRLSQETQQYFTIWICSENLSLQLKPYHKPLQHIRDWPEIFTELTNLDPQRETSQLFLRRDVRLPLEIEKKIEDPLAILILFDEARYNLLKGFYTSPDAKLITLASLLLQIVYGNYESKKHKQGFLNEENLKSIVPITKLKSKAPHWTNRILHEYKNLSTSEGVSKEMHHLQRMFLQNCWEIPTYGAAFFTGQIFTKASSSSHKVIKVYVGVNVKGLHLLNMETKALLLSLKYGCFMWQLGDGDTCFQIHSLENKMSFIVHTKQAGLVIKLLMKLNGQLMPAERNE; this is encoded by the exons ATGGGAAACCCAGACAGCACTGGAGATGCTTATGTAGCTGTGATTCGTCCCAAAAACACTGCCAGCCTCAATTCCCGGGAGTATCGAGCCAAATCCTATGAA ATTTTGTTGCTTGAAGTTCCCATTGAaggccaaaagaaaaaaagaaagaaagtttTGTTGGAAACTAAGGTGCAAGGAGGCACTGAGATAGCCCAGAGCATCTTGGATTATGTACTGGAAACCACCAAACCAATTTCACCAGCCAACCAGGGTATTAAAG GAAAGCGTGTGGTGTTAATGAAGAAGTTTCCTCTTGATGGGGAGAAGGCAGGCCAGGAGGCTTCACTTTACATTGTTCCAGCTGTTGTGAAAG ATAACACCAAATATGCCTACACTCCTGGCTGCCCTATCTTCTACTGTTTACAAGACATCATGAGGGTCTGCAGTGAATCCAGCACCCACTTTGCTACACTTACTGCAAGGATGCTAATTGCCTTGGATAA gtggCTGGACGAACGGCACTCCCGGTCTCACTCCATCCCAGCTTTATTCAGaccatctcctctggagagaatTAAAACAAATGTCATAAACCCAGCCTATGCCATAGAACCTGGTCAGACAGAGAGCTCCTTACACATGGGTTACACTGCCCTGGAAATAAAGAGTAAAATGCTGGCACTGGAGAAAGCAGATGTGTGTATCTATAACCCTCTGTTTGGGTCTGACCTGCAATATACCAATAGG GTTGACAAAGTGGTAATAAATCCATACTTTGGCCTTGGAGCCCCAGACTATTCAAAGATTCAGATCCCTAAAAGAGAAAAGTGGCAACGTAGCATGAGCAGTGTCACAGAGGACAA GGAACACCAGTGGGTGGATGACTTCCCTCTTCACCGCAGCGCCTGCGAAGGTGACTCTGATTTACTGAGCCATCTCCTGGATAAAAAGTTTTCTGTCAACCAGCTGGACAGTGACCACTGGGCACCTATCCACTATGCATGCTG GTATGGAAAAGTTGAAGCCACTCGAATGCTGCTGGAGAAAGGGAAATGCAATCCAAATCTTCTGAATGGCCAACTTAGCTCCcctctgcattttgctgctggGGGTGGACATGCTGAAATAGTGCAAATCCTACTGAATCATCCCGAAATTGACAGA CACATCACTGACCAGCAAGGAAGGTCCCCACTCAATGTCTGTGAAGAGAACAAACAAAACGAGTGGGAAGAAACTGCCAAACTGCTGAAGGAAGCCATAAATAAACCT TACGAGAAGGCGCGGATTTACCGCATGGATGGCTCCTACCGCTCCGTGGAGCTGAAGCATGGCAACAACACCACTGTGCAGCAGATCATGGAGGGCATGCGTCTGTCTCAAGAAACTCAGCAGTACTTCACCATCTGGATCTGTTCTGAGAACCTCA GCCTCCAGCTGAAGCCATACCACAAACCTCTGCAGCATATTCGAGACTGGCCTGAAATATTCACTGAACTGACAAACTTGGATCCACAAAGGGAAACTTCACAGCTTTTCCTGAGAAGGGATGTTAGACTTCCACTGGAAATAGAGAAAAAG ATTGAGGATCCATTGGCTATCCTCATCCTTTTTGACGAAGCCAGATATAATTTGCTGAAAGGTTTCTACACATCACCTGATGCCAAGCTGATCACACTGGCAAGTCTGCTTCTACAAATAGTCTATGGAAATTATGAGAGCAAGAAACATAAACAGGGCTTTCTAAA tgAAGAAAATCTCAAATCTATAGTACCAATCACTAAGCTAAAAAGCAAAGCTCCTCACTGGACAAACAGGATACTTCATGAGTACAAG AACCTCAGCACCAGTGAAGGTGTAAGCAAAGAGATGCATCACCTCCAGCGCATGTTCCTGCAGAACTGCTGGGAGATTCCCACCTATGGAGCAGCTTTTTTCACAGGACAGATATTCACCAAAGCAAGTTCAAGTAGCCATAAAGTCATCAAAGTCTATGTAGGAGTGAATGTAAAAGGGCTGCACCTCCTTAACATGGAAACAAAG GCTTTACTGCTCAGCCTGAAGTATGGCTGTTTTATGTGGCAGCTGGGAGATGGAGATACGTGTTTCCAAATCCACAGCCTGGAAAACAAAATGAGCTTCATTGTGCATACCAAACAG gcaggCCTCGTCataaagctcctgatgaaaTTAAATGGCCAGCTAATGCCTGCTGAAAGAAACGAGTGA
- the KRIT1 gene encoding krev interaction trapped protein 1 isoform X2: MKKFPLDGEKAGQEASLYIVPAVVKDNTKYAYTPGCPIFYCLQDIMRVCSESSTHFATLTARMLIALDKWLDERHSRSHSIPALFRPSPLERIKTNVINPAYAIEPGQTESSLHMGYTALEIKSKMLALEKADVCIYNPLFGSDLQYTNRVDKVVINPYFGLGAPDYSKIQIPKREKWQRSMSSVTEDKEHQWVDDFPLHRSACEGDSDLLSHLLDKKFSVNQLDSDHWAPIHYACWYGKVEATRMLLEKGKCNPNLLNGQLSSPLHFAAGGGHAEIVQILLNHPEIDRHITDQQGRSPLNVCEENKQNEWEETAKLLKEAINKPYEKARIYRMDGSYRSVELKHGNNTTVQQIMEGMRLSQETQQYFTIWICSENLSLQLKPYHKPLQHIRDWPEIFTELTNLDPQRETSQLFLRRDVRLPLEIEKKIEDPLAILILFDEARYNLLKGFYTSPDAKLITLASLLLQIVYGNYESKKHKQGFLNEENLKSIVPITKLKSKAPHWTNRILHEYKNLSTSEGVSKEMHHLQRMFLQNCWEIPTYGAAFFTGQIFTKASSSSHKVIKVYVGVNVKGLHLLNMETKALLLSLKYGCFMWQLGDGDTCFQIHSLENKMSFIVHTKQAGLVIKLLMKLNGQLMPAERNE; encoded by the exons ATGAAGAAGTTTCCTCTTGATGGGGAGAAGGCAGGCCAGGAGGCTTCACTTTACATTGTTCCAGCTGTTGTGAAAG ATAACACCAAATATGCCTACACTCCTGGCTGCCCTATCTTCTACTGTTTACAAGACATCATGAGGGTCTGCAGTGAATCCAGCACCCACTTTGCTACACTTACTGCAAGGATGCTAATTGCCTTGGATAA gtggCTGGACGAACGGCACTCCCGGTCTCACTCCATCCCAGCTTTATTCAGaccatctcctctggagagaatTAAAACAAATGTCATAAACCCAGCCTATGCCATAGAACCTGGTCAGACAGAGAGCTCCTTACACATGGGTTACACTGCCCTGGAAATAAAGAGTAAAATGCTGGCACTGGAGAAAGCAGATGTGTGTATCTATAACCCTCTGTTTGGGTCTGACCTGCAATATACCAATAGG GTTGACAAAGTGGTAATAAATCCATACTTTGGCCTTGGAGCCCCAGACTATTCAAAGATTCAGATCCCTAAAAGAGAAAAGTGGCAACGTAGCATGAGCAGTGTCACAGAGGACAA GGAACACCAGTGGGTGGATGACTTCCCTCTTCACCGCAGCGCCTGCGAAGGTGACTCTGATTTACTGAGCCATCTCCTGGATAAAAAGTTTTCTGTCAACCAGCTGGACAGTGACCACTGGGCACCTATCCACTATGCATGCTG GTATGGAAAAGTTGAAGCCACTCGAATGCTGCTGGAGAAAGGGAAATGCAATCCAAATCTTCTGAATGGCCAACTTAGCTCCcctctgcattttgctgctggGGGTGGACATGCTGAAATAGTGCAAATCCTACTGAATCATCCCGAAATTGACAGA CACATCACTGACCAGCAAGGAAGGTCCCCACTCAATGTCTGTGAAGAGAACAAACAAAACGAGTGGGAAGAAACTGCCAAACTGCTGAAGGAAGCCATAAATAAACCT TACGAGAAGGCGCGGATTTACCGCATGGATGGCTCCTACCGCTCCGTGGAGCTGAAGCATGGCAACAACACCACTGTGCAGCAGATCATGGAGGGCATGCGTCTGTCTCAAGAAACTCAGCAGTACTTCACCATCTGGATCTGTTCTGAGAACCTCA GCCTCCAGCTGAAGCCATACCACAAACCTCTGCAGCATATTCGAGACTGGCCTGAAATATTCACTGAACTGACAAACTTGGATCCACAAAGGGAAACTTCACAGCTTTTCCTGAGAAGGGATGTTAGACTTCCACTGGAAATAGAGAAAAAG ATTGAGGATCCATTGGCTATCCTCATCCTTTTTGACGAAGCCAGATATAATTTGCTGAAAGGTTTCTACACATCACCTGATGCCAAGCTGATCACACTGGCAAGTCTGCTTCTACAAATAGTCTATGGAAATTATGAGAGCAAGAAACATAAACAGGGCTTTCTAAA tgAAGAAAATCTCAAATCTATAGTACCAATCACTAAGCTAAAAAGCAAAGCTCCTCACTGGACAAACAGGATACTTCATGAGTACAAG AACCTCAGCACCAGTGAAGGTGTAAGCAAAGAGATGCATCACCTCCAGCGCATGTTCCTGCAGAACTGCTGGGAGATTCCCACCTATGGAGCAGCTTTTTTCACAGGACAGATATTCACCAAAGCAAGTTCAAGTAGCCATAAAGTCATCAAAGTCTATGTAGGAGTGAATGTAAAAGGGCTGCACCTCCTTAACATGGAAACAAAG GCTTTACTGCTCAGCCTGAAGTATGGCTGTTTTATGTGGCAGCTGGGAGATGGAGATACGTGTTTCCAAATCCACAGCCTGGAAAACAAAATGAGCTTCATTGTGCATACCAAACAG gcaggCCTCGTCataaagctcctgatgaaaTTAAATGGCCAGCTAATGCCTGCTGAAAGAAACGAGTGA